In the Sandaracinus amylolyticus genome, CGAGGTGCGCGAGGTCGAAGGGCTGCTCGACTTCACGATCACGCTGCGCGAGCAGGACGTCGGCGCGGAGACCGGCGAGGTGCGCGGCGAGGACGTCGCGGCGCTGTGGCGCGGCGCGGGCGATGCGCGTCTCTTCCGCATGACGCTGCGCGCGGAGCAATCGCCCTACGAGGAGAGCCGCGTGACGCTGCGCGACGACGTCGACGCGCTCGGCGTTCCGCGCCTCGATCTGCGCTGGCAGGTGCGCGACGACGATCTGCGCGCGTACCGCCGTGCGATGGAGATCCTCGGGCGCGAGCTCGGCGCGGCGGGGCTCGGGCGGGTGTGGACACCGCGCGACGACGAGGGGCGCTTCGCCGACGAGATCGCACCGGGCGGGCATCACATGGGCACGACGCGGATGTCCGCCGACGCGGCGCAGGGCGTGGTCGACGCGGACTGCCGCTGCCACGAGGTCGAGGACCTCTACGTCGCGGGCTCGTCGGTGTTCACGACCGGCGGGAGCGCGAACCCGACGCTCACGATCGTCGCGCTCGCGGCGCGGCTCGCGGATCACCTCGCGGGAGGTGCATCGTGATCGCGCGTCGCGGGTTCGTGCAGGTGAGCGCGCTCGCGGCGATCGTGATCGCGCTCGGGGGATGCGAGGACGTCGTGCGGCCGATCGTGCTCCGCGACGAGCGCACGCGGCGTGCGGCGCGGCGCGCCGAGATGCTCGTGGATCGTGCATCGGCGGACGCGCTCGGCAGCGTGCGTCGCGAGGCGCTGATGCCCGAGGGCGACGAGGAGCTCGCCGCGGAGATCGTCGAGCCGACGATCGTGCTGCTCGACACCGACGAGTCGATCGACGCGCTCCGAGCGCGCATCGCGCAGCGCGTCGAGGACGACCTGCTCGAGGATCGCATCGACGATCTCGAGGGGTGGACCATGAGCACGACCGAGCTCGCGATCTGCCTCCTCGTGCACCTGGTGGAGCCGTGAGGCGCGCGCTCGTCCTCGTGGTCGTGCTGCTCGGCGCGTGCGAGCCACCGCGGCTCGGGCTCGATCGCCGCGAGCCCAACCCGACGTGCCGCGGTCGCGCGACGTTCCCCGACGTGCTCGCCGACACCGGCTGCTTCGAGCCCGGATCGTCCACGCCGATCGCGGCGCTGCTGCCCTACGACGTGCGGGTCCCGCTGTGGTCCGACGGCGCGGAGAAGGAGCGCTTCGTCGCGCTGCCCGACGACGAGAGGCTCGAGGTCGACGACGAAGGACGCGTGGTGCTCCCGCCCGGCGGCGTGCTGGTGAAGACGTTCCGCGCCGGCGCGCAGCCGATCGAGACGCGGCTCCTGGTGCGCGACGAGCAGGGCGTGTGGCACGCCGCGACGTACCTGTGGAACGAGGCCGGCTCCGAGGCGCGTCGCTTCGAGGGCGGCACCGTCGAGCGCGGCGGGCTCACCTGGGACGTGCCGCGCGAGGACGAGTGCTTCGACTGTCACGTCGACGCCGCCGGGGTGAGCCTCGGGCTCGAGCTCGCGCAGCTCGACACCGACGTCGCGTACGCCGCGACCGGCCGCACCGCATCGCAGCTCGAGACGCTGGTCGCGATCGGCGCGCTCGCTCGCGAGGGGCTCGAGCACGAGCACACGCCCTACGAGCCCGACGACGTGCGCGCGTATCTCCACGTGCAGTGCGCGCATTGCCATCGACCGGGCGGCAGCGCGACGGTCGCGATCGATCTGCGCGCCGACACCGACGAGCGGTGGATGAACGTGATCGATCAGCGCCCCGAGCGCGGCGATCCCGAAGGCGAAGCGGGCATCCTCGTCGCGCCCGGCGCGCCCGAGCGCTCGGTGCTCTACCAGCGCCTCACGAGCGACGATCCGACGTGGCGCATGCCTCCGCTCGGCACGCGACGGGTCGACACGGCCGGGGTCGCGCGCGTCGCGGCGTGGATCGAAGCGATGGGCGAGTGAACGTCCTTCGCATTTCTTCATGATCCCACCCGAAGGTCGGGTGGACCGGTCGCGACCCCACCGCTTACGCTCGCCGGTCATGCGCGCGGGGGTCGTGGTTCTCGTGGGGGTGCTCGCGTCGGCGTGCGGCGCGAGCGAGGCCGCGGCGCCGGCGGTCGCGGAGCGTGGTCGCCTCGTCGTGGTCGAGCCCTCGGTGTCGGGCGTGGCCGAAGAGCGCGTCACGATGCTCGGCGACGTGCAGGGCGAGGTCGAGGTGCGCGTGTTCGCGCAGGTGCCCGAGCGCATCCGCGTGCTGCACGTGCAGGAGGGCGATCACGTCGAGGCGGGCGATCCCATCGCGACGCTCGAGGCCGACCTCCAGGCGACCGGCGTCGCGCAGGCGGGCGCGGCCGTCGAGGCGGCGAGCTCGGCGCGCGATCAGCTGCGCGCCGATCTCGATCGCGCCACGCGCCTCGCCGCGACCGGCGCGATCCCGCGCGCGCAGGTCGACGCGCTCGCGGCGCAGCTCCGCGCGTCGGAGGCCCAGGTCGCGCAGGTCTCGGCCGCTCATCGAAGCGCGGGCGCGCAGCGCGCGCGCACCGTGATCCGCGCGCCGGTCGCGGGCACCGTCGCGCTGCTCGCGGTGCAGGACGGCGACATGGTCGCGCCCACGATGCCGATCTGCAGCGTCGTGCGCACGACGCGCGTGAAGGTCGCGCTGCGGGTGACCGAGCAGGACTGGGTGCGCATCCGCGAGGGCATGGAGGTCGAGATCGCGCCTCCCGCGCTCGAAGAGGTGGTGCGACGCGGCACGGTCTCGCGGGTGTCGCCGG is a window encoding:
- a CDS encoding c-type cytochrome domain-containing protein, whose amino-acid sequence is MRRALVLVVVLLGACEPPRLGLDRREPNPTCRGRATFPDVLADTGCFEPGSSTPIAALLPYDVRVPLWSDGAEKERFVALPDDERLEVDDEGRVVLPPGGVLVKTFRAGAQPIETRLLVRDEQGVWHAATYLWNEAGSEARRFEGGTVERGGLTWDVPREDECFDCHVDAAGVSLGLELAQLDTDVAYAATGRTASQLETLVAIGALAREGLEHEHTPYEPDDVRAYLHVQCAHCHRPGGSATVAIDLRADTDERWMNVIDQRPERGDPEGEAGILVAPGAPERSVLYQRLTSDDPTWRMPPLGTRRVDTAGVARVAAWIEAMGE
- a CDS encoding efflux RND transporter periplasmic adaptor subunit; translated protein: MRAGVVVLVGVLASACGASEAAAPAVAERGRLVVVEPSVSGVAEERVTMLGDVQGEVEVRVFAQVPERIRVLHVQEGDHVEAGDPIATLEADLQATGVAQAGAAVEAASSARDQLRADLDRATRLAATGAIPRAQVDALAAQLRASEAQVAQVSAAHRSAGAQRARTVIRAPVAGTVALLAVQDGDMVAPTMPICSVVRTTRVKVALRVTEQDWVRIREGMEVEIAPPALEEVVRRGTVSRVSPVIDRMTRTAMVEVMVDNADGVLRPGMVARAGVVLARREGVTMIAGRAVVMTPETDTDHRAVVFVAEGETARRRDVRIGVRYGERIEIAEGLAAGERVVVEGQHLLRDGAPIRVAGESAAGPG